The following proteins are encoded in a genomic region of Sneathiella marina:
- a CDS encoding lysophospholipid acyltransferase family protein: MRLQLGFDGLSAVKKILKSDGAKAVISFVAAGYIWLVYRTSRWQVINGDAPHRLMAEKKPFILAFWHGRLLMMPISVKKSTKVHVMISYHGDGEIIARTIKHWGQNSVRGSATKGAAAAFKQMMKVLRAGEVAVITPDGPRGPRMRAQEGVVRLAAMSGMPVFPVSFSTTRGKLLGSWDRFFVAGPFSRGVVTWGDGIFVPKRDEGGAFEKSLMEIENSLIAITQNADELCGRETVQPESRDKPVKPHKKQVEA; the protein is encoded by the coding sequence ATGCGGTTGCAGTTAGGTTTTGATGGGTTGTCGGCAGTTAAAAAAATATTGAAAAGTGACGGAGCGAAAGCGGTTATTAGTTTCGTGGCGGCAGGTTATATCTGGCTTGTTTACCGAACCAGTCGCTGGCAGGTGATTAACGGCGATGCGCCCCATCGCCTGATGGCCGAGAAGAAGCCCTTTATTTTGGCTTTCTGGCATGGCCGTTTGTTAATGATGCCCATTTCTGTAAAGAAATCGACTAAAGTTCATGTCATGATCTCATATCATGGTGACGGTGAAATTATCGCCCGGACCATTAAACACTGGGGACAGAATAGTGTGCGTGGATCTGCAACAAAAGGTGCCGCAGCGGCTTTTAAGCAGATGATGAAGGTCCTCAGGGCGGGTGAGGTTGCGGTAATCACACCAGACGGGCCGCGTGGCCCGCGAATGCGGGCGCAAGAAGGCGTCGTCAGGCTGGCTGCGATGTCGGGTATGCCAGTCTTTCCGGTTAGCTTTTCCACGACACGGGGGAAACTGCTCGGAAGCTGGGACCGGTTTTTTGTGGCCGGACCATTTAGCCGGGGAGTTGTAACCTGGGGCGACGGTATTTTTGTGCCGAAGCGCGACGAGGGCGGGGCGTTCGAAAAGAGTCTGATGGAAATAGAGAATAGTCTAATTGCCATTACCCAAAATGCCGATGAGCTTTGCGGCCGGGAAACGGTACAGCCGGAAAGCCGAGACAAGCCCGTAAAACCGCATAAGAAACAGGTAGAAGCTTGA
- a CDS encoding DUF1489 family protein, translated as MSVNLLIVSVGITTVDQLRSNQSRRLIAGPLCHVTKQRPQREAELLDGGSVYWIIKGHIAARQKVVELERLFDHEGEKCGVILDSELIETELFSRGPHQGWRYLEEEDSPRDLRDLVEEAENDDDTEGELSEEMAAELKSLGLL; from the coding sequence ATGTCAGTAAATTTACTCATTGTAAGCGTCGGTATCACTACCGTCGACCAACTACGGTCGAACCAATCCCGTCGACTTATCGCCGGTCCCCTTTGTCATGTGACCAAGCAGCGCCCGCAACGAGAGGCGGAGTTATTGGACGGTGGATCTGTCTACTGGATAATTAAAGGTCACATCGCGGCCCGTCAGAAAGTTGTCGAACTTGAGCGATTGTTCGATCATGAAGGCGAAAAATGCGGTGTTATTCTGGATTCCGAGTTGATCGAAACAGAGCTGTTTTCCCGCGGCCCGCATCAGGGCTGGCGATATCTTGAAGAAGAAGACTCGCCGCGTGATCTGCGGGACCTGGTTGAAGAGGCCGAAAATGACGATGACACAGAAGGCGAACTCTCCGAAGAGATGGCCGCTGAGCTTAAATCGCTGGGGCTTCTCTAA
- a CDS encoding DUF3179 domain-containing protein — protein MKFLKCILLLPLAVMMLAPALAWADPDFWSGQWPNTNFDKTEIDYREILSGGVPKDGIPAIDSPKFIPVAEAGHLTATEPVIGVIVDGEAKAYPLQVLMWHEIVNDEIAGIPISVTFCPLCNASLVFDRRVDDPERGEMVLDFGTTGKLRNSDLVMYDRQTESWWQQFLGRAIVGDLTGLELKMIPVRIESFAKFKERAPQGSVLIPEDDGFRRYGMNPYQGYDSLHHPFLYEGAVPDEVAPLARVVVAEKQAWALDYLRSVKRIETPDGLVITWEKGQNSALDAAVIGEGVDIGNVTVQRKMKDGYEDVLYTVDFAFAHFAFHPETPIVTK, from the coding sequence ATGAAGTTTTTGAAATGCATCTTGTTGTTACCCTTGGCCGTCATGATGTTGGCGCCGGCCTTGGCATGGGCTGATCCGGATTTCTGGTCCGGACAATGGCCCAACACAAATTTCGACAAAACCGAAATTGATTATCGGGAAATCCTGTCTGGCGGTGTCCCCAAAGATGGCATTCCCGCCATTGACAGCCCCAAATTTATACCCGTGGCAGAGGCCGGTCACCTAACGGCAACCGAGCCGGTCATTGGCGTGATTGTAGATGGTGAAGCGAAAGCTTATCCGCTGCAGGTTCTGATGTGGCACGAGATTGTTAATGATGAGATAGCTGGTATTCCCATTTCAGTAACCTTTTGCCCCTTATGTAATGCGTCGCTGGTTTTTGACCGACGGGTGGATGATCCGGAACGAGGAGAGATGGTTCTGGATTTCGGAACCACCGGGAAACTCAGGAACTCTGATTTAGTGATGTATGACCGACAGACGGAAAGCTGGTGGCAGCAGTTTTTAGGCCGTGCCATAGTTGGTGATTTAACCGGTTTAGAACTCAAAATGATCCCGGTTAGAATCGAATCTTTCGCGAAATTTAAGGAAAGAGCACCGCAAGGCAGTGTTCTCATTCCGGAAGATGATGGTTTTCGGCGCTATGGGATGAACCCATATCAGGGCTATGACAGTCTTCATCATCCGTTCTTATATGAAGGCGCGGTGCCCGATGAAGTCGCCCCCCTGGCGCGGGTTGTTGTTGCGGAAAAACAAGCCTGGGCTCTCGACTATTTGCGGTCTGTCAAACGCATAGAGACGCCTGATGGTTTAGTTATAACTTGGGAAAAAGGGCAGAATTCAGCCCTTGATGCAGCTGTCATTGGAGAAGGCGTTGATATTGGGAATGTGACGGTTCAACGCAAAATGAAAGATGGGTATGAAGACGTTTTATACACTGTCGATTTCGCTTTTGCACATTTCGCCTTTCATCCAGAGACGCCAATTGTTACCAAATAA
- a CDS encoding NAD(P)/FAD-dependent oxidoreductase: MSYDVENIIIGAGVIGLAIARSLSVRGSDVLILERAAHFGSETSSRNSEVIHAGIYYPKGSLKAQYCVEGKEMLYEYCRRHHLPHHKTGKLIVATHEDEIPILDTIMGKAVANGVMDLEMLGRDQVQAMEPALQSVAALLSPSTGTIDSHQLMLAYVGEIEDHGGSIAYNAAFESAKRYKEGFLVTSGDTDIICHNLINSAGLYAQEVAAAIKDLPAEHIPTRYLTKGSYFTMNAPSPFSRLIYPVPNSASLGIHVTLDQAGQIRFGPDQEWIDHIDYEVDPARADGFYDAIRRYWPALPDNSLIPAYAGIRPKIQSPTDIMKDFQIDDAHIHGLAGLVNLFGMESPGLTSSLKIGDVVADLLDKSNRL; encoded by the coding sequence ATGTCATATGATGTCGAAAACATAATCATCGGGGCCGGCGTGATCGGCCTGGCCATCGCCCGGTCTTTGAGTGTCCGAGGCAGCGATGTCCTTATCCTGGAAAGAGCGGCGCATTTTGGTAGCGAAACATCCTCTCGAAACAGTGAGGTCATCCATGCCGGAATTTACTATCCGAAAGGCAGTCTGAAAGCACAGTACTGCGTGGAGGGAAAGGAAATGCTGTATGAATATTGCCGCCGTCATCACCTGCCCCACCATAAAACCGGCAAACTGATTGTCGCAACCCATGAGGATGAAATCCCGATCCTTGACACAATCATGGGAAAAGCCGTCGCCAATGGCGTGATGGATCTCGAAATGCTTGGGCGGGATCAGGTTCAAGCGATGGAACCGGCCTTACAATCGGTTGCCGCCCTCCTGTCTCCTTCCACCGGAACAATTGATAGCCATCAGTTGATGCTGGCCTATGTCGGCGAGATAGAGGATCATGGCGGGTCAATTGCCTACAACGCCGCTTTCGAGAGCGCGAAGAGATATAAAGAGGGTTTCCTGGTCACCAGCGGCGACACGGACATCATTTGCCATAATCTGATCAATTCTGCAGGTCTTTACGCACAGGAGGTAGCGGCGGCGATCAAGGATTTGCCCGCTGAGCACATACCGACGCGTTATTTGACCAAGGGTAGCTATTTCACCATGAATGCCCCGTCCCCTTTTTCACGGCTCATATACCCGGTTCCCAATTCAGCCAGTCTGGGCATACACGTGACCCTGGATCAAGCAGGGCAAATCCGTTTCGGCCCCGATCAGGAATGGATCGACCATATTGATTATGAAGTGGACCCTGCGCGAGCCGACGGGTTCTACGACGCCATCCGGCGATATTGGCCGGCGCTTCCTGACAATAGTCTTATTCCCGCCTATGCCGGCATCCGGCCAAAAATCCAGTCACCGACAGACATAATGAAAGATTTTCAAATCGACGACGCGCATATTCATGGCTTAGCAGGTCTCGTTAATTTATTCGGAATGGAAAGTCCCGGCCTGACCTCCAGTTTGAAAATAGGGGACGTCGTTGCTGATTTATTGGACAAATCAAACCGCCTGTGA
- a CDS encoding division plane positioning ATPase MipZ, which yields MSNVTVTVEKSTPEIDAQPTRAHIIVVGNAKGGSGKSTTAMHVVVSLLTLGFKVGVVDLDGKQKTLGRYIENRQGYVTKNNLDLPMPSLKVIEPSPKKNMDEAQSDERSRFVAALQDLVYENNFVVIDCPGADSFISKLGHSFADTLLTPMNDSFIDLDLLAKIDETTMEVQRPSWYSEMVWEQRKRRALIDKHKIDWVVMRNRLSHTDAHNKRHIEKILSKLASRISFRAAPGFGERVIFRELFLKGLTMLDLNKKGVGIRMSMSHVAARHELRHLIKSLELPGLEDKVENL from the coding sequence GTGTCTAACGTGACAGTAACTGTGGAAAAATCAACACCTGAGATCGATGCCCAGCCGACACGCGCGCATATTATCGTAGTCGGAAATGCAAAGGGTGGCTCTGGTAAATCAACAACCGCCATGCATGTGGTCGTATCGCTCCTGACATTGGGCTTTAAAGTCGGCGTCGTCGATCTTGATGGTAAACAGAAGACGTTGGGCAGATATATTGAGAACCGGCAGGGCTATGTAACCAAGAACAATCTTGATTTGCCAATGCCGTCTTTAAAGGTGATTGAACCAAGTCCGAAAAAGAATATGGACGAGGCGCAAAGCGATGAACGGTCCCGGTTTGTTGCGGCGCTACAGGATCTTGTCTATGAAAATAACTTCGTTGTCATTGATTGCCCCGGTGCGGACAGCTTTATCTCAAAGCTTGGGCATTCTTTTGCAGATACGCTTCTGACTCCCATGAATGACAGCTTTATCGACCTGGATTTGTTGGCAAAAATTGACGAGACCACAATGGAAGTACAGCGCCCCAGCTGGTACAGCGAAATGGTCTGGGAACAACGCAAGCGGCGGGCTCTTATCGACAAGCACAAGATTGACTGGGTTGTCATGCGTAACCGGCTGTCCCATACGGATGCCCATAATAAACGGCATATTGAAAAAATTCTGTCCAAGCTGGCCTCGCGCATTTCGTTTCGCGCAGCTCCGGGTTTTGGAGAACGGGTCATTTTCAGGGAGCTTTTCCTGAAGGGCCTGACCATGTTGGACTTGAATAAGAAAGGCGTTGGCATCAGAATGTCCATGAGCCATGTAGCCGCCCGACATGAATTGCGACATTTGATAAAGTCGCTGGAACTGCCGGGACTTGAAGATAAAGTTGAAAATCTGTGA
- the lpxK gene encoding tetraacyldisaccharide 4'-kinase, with amino-acid sequence MKAPKFWRSDRNSSLLPTLLKPVSWIYRGADRLNRRFQATRQVGIPVVCVGNVVAGGAGKTPVAMAIAKFYLSKGLKPHFLSRGYGGTLSGPVRVVLDVHTYAEVGDEPLLLAEIAPAWISRDRVQGAEAAQAAGADIIIMDDGFQNPSLHKDMSLLVFDGDFGVGNGNLLPAGPLREPVESALARAQAVVQVGGSKGSLAALGIKKDMPFFRTFLVPDPTAKVISSERVVAFAGIGRPEKFYDSLRGSGCELIESFSFADHHVYTADELMKMVERANKLDAALVTTRKDYVRLSGEAKLMVTVFDIELNVEAPDAFQEFLLSVLPKAP; translated from the coding sequence GTGAAAGCCCCGAAATTCTGGCGAAGTGACAGGAACTCAAGCCTGTTACCCACCTTGCTCAAACCCGTAAGCTGGATATATCGCGGAGCTGATCGATTGAACCGCCGCTTTCAGGCGACCAGACAGGTGGGAATTCCCGTTGTCTGCGTGGGGAATGTCGTCGCCGGCGGAGCAGGTAAAACGCCGGTTGCCATGGCCATAGCAAAATTTTACCTGAGTAAGGGGCTAAAACCCCATTTCCTCTCCCGGGGGTATGGTGGAACATTGAGCGGGCCGGTGCGCGTCGTGCTGGATGTTCATACGTATGCAGAGGTGGGCGACGAGCCACTGCTTCTCGCTGAGATTGCCCCGGCTTGGATTTCCCGCGATAGAGTACAAGGCGCAGAAGCTGCGCAAGCCGCAGGGGCTGATATCATTATCATGGATGACGGATTTCAAAACCCAAGCCTGCACAAAGATATGTCGTTGCTTGTCTTTGATGGGGATTTCGGGGTTGGGAATGGAAATTTACTCCCGGCGGGACCGTTGCGGGAGCCCGTTGAAAGTGCTCTTGCACGGGCTCAGGCCGTGGTTCAGGTTGGCGGCTCCAAAGGATCACTTGCTGCGCTCGGCATCAAAAAAGATATGCCTTTTTTTAGAACCTTTCTAGTACCGGATCCAACGGCGAAGGTCATTTCTTCCGAACGCGTCGTCGCCTTTGCGGGTATTGGAAGGCCGGAGAAGTTCTACGACAGTTTACGGGGCTCAGGCTGTGAGTTGATAGAAAGTTTCAGCTTTGCCGATCATCACGTTTATACTGCGGACGAGCTGATGAAAATGGTTGAGCGGGCAAACAAGCTGGATGCCGCTCTTGTTACAACAAGAAAAGATTATGTCCGGCTGTCCGGCGAGGCGAAATTGATGGTCACTGTATTCGACATTGAATTGAATGTTGAGGCGCCCGATGCGTTTCAGGAGTTTTTATTGTCTGTTCTCCCAAAGGCGCCCTAG
- a CDS encoding 3-deoxy-D-manno-octulosonic acid transferase codes for MYMALYNGVLCLASPLISQHMSRRLRSGKEDVARYSERLGTPSVARPEGELVWIHAASVGEAISALSLVDGLLESTPDRHILVTTGTRTSAEIMCERLPTRAFHQYVPIDKKEYVARFLEYWRPDAGLWMESEIWPNLIRETASRQIPTMLVNARITDKSFRKWRRFSGFSRLLFSSFESCTAQSEISADRLRRLGARDVEYLGNLKFAADPLPVDEEALAALSESTRDHQLWLAASTHPGEDEQIVEVHKILSQVMSDLLTVIVPRHPERGDEIVEMASRLGFNTVQRSRDEKITVSTDIYVADTIGELGLFYRLADVVFIGGSLVEKGGQNPMEAARLDCAILHGPHMENFSEVTAEFKAGSGEVEIRNAPELSKAVATYLTNQAKREKIAGNAKNVASKGTEICATIVAKVDHKLKERRS; via the coding sequence ATGTATATGGCGCTTTACAATGGCGTGCTGTGTCTTGCCAGCCCTTTGATTTCGCAGCATATGAGCAGAAGACTGCGCTCGGGTAAGGAAGATGTAGCACGTTATAGTGAACGCCTCGGGACGCCTTCTGTAGCGCGACCGGAAGGGGAGCTGGTCTGGATCCACGCGGCATCTGTGGGTGAAGCCATATCCGCGCTTTCACTGGTTGACGGCTTGCTGGAATCGACGCCTGACCGGCATATATTGGTTACGACGGGAACACGGACTTCAGCTGAGATTATGTGCGAACGATTACCGACCCGCGCATTTCACCAATATGTGCCGATTGACAAAAAAGAGTATGTAGCTCGGTTCCTGGAATATTGGCGACCGGACGCCGGTTTGTGGATGGAATCAGAAATATGGCCTAATCTTATTCGTGAAACAGCATCGCGTCAGATACCGACCATGCTCGTGAATGCGCGGATTACAGATAAATCATTCAGGAAATGGCGACGATTTAGCGGTTTTTCCAGATTGTTGTTCAGTAGTTTTGAGAGCTGTACGGCTCAGTCGGAGATTTCCGCCGATCGCTTGCGTAGGTTGGGGGCGCGTGATGTTGAGTATTTGGGAAACCTGAAATTTGCGGCGGACCCGCTGCCTGTTGACGAAGAGGCGTTGGCCGCGTTGTCTGAATCGACCCGGGATCACCAACTTTGGCTCGCGGCCAGTACTCATCCGGGCGAGGACGAGCAAATCGTCGAGGTCCATAAAATACTCTCTCAGGTGATGTCAGATCTTTTAACCGTTATTGTGCCGCGTCACCCCGAGCGGGGAGATGAGATTGTGGAAATGGCATCTCGGCTCGGTTTTAATACTGTGCAACGATCCCGTGATGAAAAGATAACGGTGTCTACTGATATTTATGTGGCCGACACCATTGGAGAGCTTGGGCTTTTTTATCGATTGGCTGATGTCGTGTTCATTGGCGGATCCCTTGTGGAAAAAGGAGGGCAGAATCCGATGGAAGCCGCGCGGCTTGATTGCGCCATTCTCCATGGGCCGCATATGGAGAATTTTTCGGAAGTCACTGCGGAGTTTAAAGCGGGATCCGGTGAGGTCGAGATAAGAAACGCCCCGGAATTGTCAAAAGCTGTGGCCACATATCTTACCAATCAGGCAAAGCGTGAAAAAATTGCGGGAAATGCCAAGAATGTAGCATCCAAAGGGACCGAGATTTGCGCCACCATAGTCGCCAAGGTTGATCACAAACTAAAAGAGAGAAGATCGTGA
- a CDS encoding ArsR/SmtB family transcription factor, with the protein MKSEPVDERHAEILQTEEAALALSKLGHPVRLCIVQYLVQAGEEGLAVGEIQSLLGIPGSTLSHHISHLLAGGLITQERQSRVLRCFMNFERMNGLVALLTDKCCAGVDLTDIK; encoded by the coding sequence GTGAAATCTGAGCCAGTAGACGAACGGCACGCTGAAATTCTACAAACTGAGGAAGCTGCGCTTGCTTTAAGCAAACTTGGACATCCCGTTCGCCTGTGTATCGTACAGTATCTTGTGCAGGCGGGAGAGGAGGGATTGGCCGTCGGCGAGATACAGTCTCTTTTGGGAATTCCGGGATCAACCTTGTCCCATCATATCTCGCATTTGTTGGCTGGCGGCTTGATTACCCAGGAGCGGCAAAGCCGGGTGCTAAGATGCTTTATGAATTTCGAGAGAATGAACGGTTTGGTAGCGCTGCTTACCGATAAATGCTGCGCCGGTGTTGATCTAACCGACATCAAGTAA
- a CDS encoding Leu/Phe/Val dehydrogenase, with amino-acid sequence MAIFTPNEFDDHESVLFFHDKKSNLKAIIAVHDTTLGPALGGTRMWEYASEEDAIDDVLRLSRGMTYKSSLAGLNLGGGKSVIIGNAREHKTEELFAAFGRAVHQLNGSYIAAEDVGTTVEDLEIARQETPHIAGIGEGNVGNPSPATAWGVFNGLKAAAHFRYKKDTLHGLKVAVQGLGNVGYGLCEHLAKAGADLVVTDIHSPSVEKAVQKLGAKAVYSDDIFHQDVDIFAPCALGAVLNDQTIPRLKAKVVAGAANNQLAEARHATDLMNRGILYAPDYAINAGGIIVISHEGPNYDKKKAMKDIAGIYDTSIKIFTRAEQENIPTADVADRIAIERIEKVKVENSQLAMAG; translated from the coding sequence ATGGCAATTTTTACTCCTAATGAGTTCGACGATCATGAAAGCGTCCTGTTTTTTCATGACAAAAAATCAAATTTAAAAGCTATCATAGCCGTTCACGACACGACGTTGGGTCCAGCCCTTGGCGGCACCCGGATGTGGGAATATGCCAGTGAAGAAGACGCTATTGATGATGTTTTACGTCTCTCTCGTGGCATGACATATAAATCCTCGCTGGCCGGCTTGAATCTTGGCGGCGGAAAATCTGTCATTATCGGCAATGCCCGGGAACATAAAACCGAGGAATTGTTCGCGGCCTTTGGCCGGGCTGTTCACCAACTTAATGGCAGTTACATTGCTGCCGAAGATGTGGGGACGACGGTTGAAGATCTTGAAATCGCCCGGCAGGAAACACCGCATATCGCCGGTATCGGTGAAGGAAATGTCGGCAACCCCTCCCCGGCAACAGCATGGGGTGTTTTTAACGGCCTGAAAGCTGCTGCTCATTTCAGATACAAGAAAGATACCCTTCATGGCTTAAAAGTTGCGGTGCAAGGTTTGGGTAATGTCGGATACGGATTATGCGAGCATCTTGCCAAAGCCGGTGCTGACCTTGTCGTTACCGATATCCACAGCCCCTCGGTCGAGAAAGCCGTCCAGAAACTTGGCGCAAAAGCAGTCTATAGTGATGACATCTTTCATCAAGACGTTGATATATTCGCGCCATGTGCCTTAGGGGCTGTCCTCAATGACCAGACAATCCCAAGGTTAAAGGCGAAGGTTGTGGCCGGTGCTGCCAACAACCAGCTTGCCGAAGCCCGCCACGCTACGGATTTGATGAACAGGGGTATTTTATATGCGCCCGATTATGCGATCAACGCCGGCGGAATCATTGTCATCAGCCATGAGGGCCCCAACTATGATAAGAAGAAAGCAATGAAAGACATCGCGGGCATCTATGACACGTCCATAAAAATCTTTACACGTGCGGAACAGGAAAATATCCCGACGGCAGACGTCGCCGACCGCATCGCCATTGAACGCATTGAAAAAGTGAAAGTCGAAAATAGTCAACTGGCCATGGCAGGGTAA
- a CDS encoding molybdopterin-dependent oxidoreductase has product MSTAPEIEIKASACPHDCPSTCSLEIEKLGPQQIGRVRGAEGNSYTAGVICAKVARYAERTHHPDRLMFPQRRIGPKGSGQWERISWEEALDQVAAEILKREKEYGPETIWPYYYAGTMGLLQRDSIECLRHVKKYSGQHSTICTTLARTGWMVGAGALHGTDPREMAKSDLVVIWGTNAVHTQVNVMTHATKARKERGAKIVVIDAYKNATAMSADMHLTVKPGTDGALACAVMHVLFAEGMADRDYMAKYTNDFEELEAHLQTRTPEWASDITGLSVEEIYAFARLYGQTKKSYLRLGYGFARGRNGSVNMHAASCLAAVTGAWQYEGGGAFHTNGGIFHWNKSLIEGLDARDHSVRMLDQSRIGPVLMGDKHELGDGPPVTALFIQNTNPMDVAPDLGKVHQGFAREDLFVCVHEQFMTETAKMADIVLPATTFVEHDDFYQAGGQNHINMGPKIIEPLGECRSNHDVISALAERLGVSHPSFKMSARELIDHELTDSGWPGIDSLTQSKWHDCQIPFEDAHFLKGFGHSDGKFHFSPDWAKAGKNHHGMPKFPDHWEVIDKADEQHPYRLVTAPARNFLNSSFTATPSSLKREKRPTIMLRNDQAADIGTEEGAIVRIGNELGSLLIHVQIFDGLQPGTVIVEGIWPNKFFIEKIGINLLVSSESGKPAGGAVFHDTAIWIKPENG; this is encoded by the coding sequence ATGTCTACAGCACCTGAGATCGAAATCAAAGCCTCCGCCTGCCCCCATGACTGCCCCTCAACCTGTTCGCTCGAAATCGAAAAACTCGGCCCGCAGCAAATTGGGCGCGTCCGAGGAGCAGAAGGCAATTCCTATACTGCCGGCGTCATTTGCGCGAAAGTCGCCCGTTATGCAGAACGGACGCATCATCCGGATCGGCTTATGTTTCCACAAAGGCGCATTGGACCCAAAGGCTCGGGACAATGGGAGCGCATCTCCTGGGAGGAAGCGCTTGATCAAGTCGCTGCAGAAATTTTGAAACGCGAAAAGGAATATGGCCCTGAAACCATCTGGCCTTATTACTATGCCGGTACCATGGGTCTCCTCCAGCGGGATTCGATTGAATGCCTGCGCCATGTAAAAAAATACTCTGGCCAGCATTCAACCATTTGCACCACATTGGCCCGGACGGGGTGGATGGTTGGGGCCGGCGCACTTCACGGAACAGACCCGCGAGAAATGGCGAAATCTGACTTGGTTGTTATCTGGGGTACGAATGCTGTTCATACCCAAGTCAATGTCATGACCCATGCCACTAAAGCGCGCAAGGAACGCGGCGCAAAAATTGTCGTTATTGATGCGTATAAGAATGCCACGGCGATGTCCGCGGACATGCATTTGACAGTGAAACCTGGCACAGACGGGGCGCTGGCCTGCGCTGTGATGCATGTTTTATTCGCCGAAGGCATGGCCGACCGTGACTATATGGCAAAATACACGAATGATTTCGAAGAATTGGAAGCTCACCTGCAAACCCGGACGCCGGAATGGGCATCGGATATAACAGGGTTGAGCGTCGAAGAAATTTATGCCTTCGCCAGGTTATACGGCCAGACGAAGAAATCCTATTTGCGTTTGGGCTATGGTTTCGCCAGAGGCCGCAATGGCTCGGTGAATATGCATGCCGCCAGCTGCCTTGCGGCGGTTACCGGTGCCTGGCAATATGAAGGGGGCGGTGCATTTCATACCAATGGCGGTATTTTTCACTGGAATAAGTCTCTGATCGAAGGATTGGATGCGCGGGATCATTCTGTCCGGATGTTGGATCAGTCACGCATTGGGCCTGTTCTGATGGGCGACAAGCATGAGTTAGGCGACGGCCCCCCGGTAACGGCCCTGTTTATCCAAAATACCAACCCCATGGATGTCGCTCCCGACCTTGGAAAAGTGCATCAGGGATTTGCCCGCGAAGATCTGTTCGTGTGCGTACATGAGCAATTTATGACGGAAACCGCCAAGATGGCGGACATCGTTCTTCCCGCAACAACCTTCGTCGAACATGATGATTTTTATCAGGCTGGTGGTCAAAACCATATCAATATGGGTCCAAAGATTATTGAACCGCTGGGAGAATGCCGCTCCAACCATGATGTCATATCGGCACTGGCAGAGCGTCTTGGCGTATCACATCCCTCTTTCAAGATGTCCGCCAGAGAGCTAATAGATCACGAACTAACAGATTCCGGATGGCCCGGAATTGATAGCCTGACACAAAGTAAATGGCATGATTGCCAGATCCCGTTTGAAGACGCTCATTTCCTAAAAGGGTTTGGCCATAGTGACGGAAAATTCCATTTCTCGCCGGATTGGGCAAAGGCAGGGAAAAACCATCACGGAATGCCGAAATTTCCCGATCACTGGGAGGTCATTGACAAGGCAGACGAACAGCATCCCTATCGGCTGGTCACTGCCCCGGCGCGAAATTTCCTCAATAGCTCTTTCACCGCAACACCTTCATCACTGAAGCGCGAGAAGCGACCGACAATTATGCTCCGCAACGATCAGGCAGCAGATATTGGTACTGAGGAAGGTGCCATTGTCCGTATTGGGAACGAACTTGGATCCCTGCTTATCCATGTACAGATTTTTGACGGATTGCAGCCCGGAACTGTAATCGTGGAAGGCATATGGCCCAACAAGTTCTTTATTGAAAAAATTGGGATCAATCTTCTTGTAAGCTCCGAATCCGGCAAACCGGCCGGCGGCGCTGTATTCCATGATACGGCAATTTGGATTAAACCAGAAAACGGCTAG